Proteins co-encoded in one Candidatus Thiodictyon syntrophicum genomic window:
- a CDS encoding formylglycine-generating enzyme family protein gives MKRGALGRADLICWALGLDDARLGRLAETLGYQEQPPARGMATCPAAIGEVRAMAHVGETLTATAAPCHRQYRVVECRTLAPPLAVPDPQPELEPEPPVAPLGPPPPLIPWPRLWPFLRAALGDLAERNRIDLPRLVAACCRIQPLRRLPRLKGQRWAPAGQLILDLHPRLYPFWGDFNALKTALPRLRGGTGLEILRMDQGPDGPVQPWEAGAWGPPRPYVPPAADIPVLIAGDLGCLGTAAQRQAWVRLGRRLAGTGRRPVVLTPCPPRWWDPELAGLYFPVALDRGSRIPARPGGPRPWPAQTLDLAAAIQEDPGARLLLTLLSACVAIRPALLRHLRHRLPAHLADAGSEAAAWQHPAFTAGDFALLPGDLTELGRLRAAFPTTGDEDERRLAWALIRAQQGQGSTRSQRMEERALQAAAHGRTDPEAEAFYQEVAAALTEAAAEGEHARWLGAWITSHAGHLDRAAWDHSPSSHRLWLLAHPEAERSGSVNPAGFDIYRAQAAAGRPKRPHSWRLVQRGDWLEWESTAAPAETFGSGSPVVSQMPTGWPVVDAQENRGGAPWQSLGLDPANGGASALPLNAAGWRLRTDFEELLIAPMDRPAWAHTLGRDGDGLFVGFTDGHGERRAYWCAPLEWLRWPGLPVRAALDAPWDLDRRSGHQKKTGGRGFSRSTARLRGPGPAKASTSGARRRRVGRNDHDGLPLNRHGTFIDVQQFRALRSVGLVPAGTGRTLTRDRYGLRLEIAIKGVPIGLRRVWPGVFQMGSPPTEKGRFDDETQHEVILTRGFWLAETACTQALWEAVMGENPSHAKGPQRPVEQVSWEQVQGFIERLNAELAASLGAPVDPALPDAAERSAQRTLRFRLPTEAEWEYACRAGTMTAYSFGDDFDPKLANNGSETVAVRSLPPNPLGFYEMHGNVDEWCQDWFGDYPTGPVVDPEGADSGEGRVLRGGGWADEARRLRSASRFHCVPGDRGHYCGFRLALGPEPGQAGNGTKAGSGAGLPAQGASASERKARAVRPRGTSGGTRT, from the coding sequence ATGAAACGCGGCGCCCTGGGTCGGGCCGATCTGATCTGCTGGGCCTTGGGTCTGGACGATGCCCGTCTGGGGCGATTGGCTGAAACGCTGGGCTACCAGGAGCAGCCGCCCGCTCGAGGCATGGCAACGTGTCCTGCGGCAATCGGTGAAGTGCGTGCCATGGCACACGTAGGCGAGACGCTAACCGCAACCGCCGCGCCATGCCACCGCCAGTACCGCGTTGTCGAGTGTCGCACGCTCGCGCCGCCACTGGCAGTACCCGATCCGCAGCCTGAACTCGAACCAGAGCCGCCGGTCGCGCCCCTGGGTCCGCCGCCCCCCCTGATCCCCTGGCCGCGTCTCTGGCCCTTCCTGCGCGCCGCCCTGGGCGACCTGGCCGAGCGCAACCGTATCGACCTGCCGCGGCTGGTGGCGGCCTGCTGCCGCATCCAACCCCTGCGGCGGCTACCGCGCCTCAAGGGTCAACGCTGGGCCCCCGCGGGTCAGCTCATCCTCGACCTGCACCCGCGGCTCTACCCCTTCTGGGGCGACTTCAACGCACTCAAGACCGCCCTGCCGCGACTGCGCGGCGGGACTGGCCTGGAGATTCTGCGGATGGACCAGGGGCCGGACGGCCCCGTTCAACCTTGGGAGGCCGGGGCCTGGGGTCCGCCGCGCCCCTATGTGCCGCCCGCCGCCGACATCCCGGTGCTGATCGCCGGTGACCTGGGCTGCCTGGGCACCGCCGCCCAGCGCCAGGCCTGGGTTCGGCTCGGCCGGCGACTGGCCGGGACCGGTCGGCGCCCCGTCGTGCTGACCCCCTGTCCGCCCCGCTGGTGGGACCCGGAACTGGCCGGGCTCTACTTTCCGGTGGCACTGGACCGGGGCAGCCGCATCCCCGCCCGGCCCGGCGGACCGCGGCCCTGGCCTGCGCAAACCCTGGACCTGGCGGCGGCCATCCAAGAGGACCCGGGGGCGCGCCTGCTGCTCACCCTGCTCAGCGCCTGCGTCGCCATCCGCCCGGCGCTGCTCCGGCACCTGCGCCACCGCCTGCCCGCGCACCTGGCCGACGCCGGCAGTGAGGCCGCCGCCTGGCAGCATCCGGCCTTCACCGCCGGTGATTTCGCGTTACTCCCCGGCGACCTCACCGAACTCGGGCGCCTGCGCGCGGCCTTTCCCACTACCGGCGACGAGGACGAGCGCCGCCTCGCCTGGGCCCTGATCCGCGCCCAGCAGGGACAGGGCAGCACGCGCTCACAACGCATGGAGGAGCGAGCGCTCCAGGCGGCGGCGCACGGCCGCACCGACCCCGAGGCCGAGGCCTTCTACCAGGAGGTGGCGGCGGCCCTGACCGAGGCCGCTGCCGAGGGCGAGCACGCCCGTTGGCTCGGGGCCTGGATCACCAGTCATGCCGGACACCTGGACCGGGCCGCCTGGGACCATAGCCCCAGTTCCCATCGGCTCTGGCTGTTGGCCCACCCCGAGGCCGAACGTTCAGGCTCCGTGAACCCCGCCGGTTTCGACATCTACCGTGCGCAGGCCGCCGCGGGCCGCCCCAAGCGACCCCACTCCTGGCGCCTGGTCCAGCGCGGCGACTGGCTGGAATGGGAGTCCACGGCGGCGCCCGCCGAGACCTTCGGCAGCGGCAGCCCGGTGGTTTCCCAGATGCCTACCGGCTGGCCCGTGGTCGATGCGCAGGAGAACCGCGGCGGCGCCCCCTGGCAGAGTCTGGGGCTGGACCCGGCCAACGGGGGCGCCAGCGCACTGCCGCTGAACGCGGCCGGCTGGCGCCTGCGCACCGACTTCGAGGAACTGCTGATCGCGCCCATGGACAGGCCCGCCTGGGCCCACACCCTGGGGCGCGACGGCGACGGGCTCTTCGTCGGGTTCACCGACGGCCACGGCGAGCGGCGCGCCTACTGGTGCGCGCCCCTGGAGTGGCTGCGCTGGCCCGGATTGCCGGTTCGCGCGGCGCTGGATGCGCCCTGGGACCTTGATCGCCGTTCCGGCCACCAGAAGAAGACCGGAGGTCGAGGCTTTAGCCGGTCGACGGCGCGTCTGCGCGGCCCTGGTCCGGCTAAAGCCTCGACCTCCGGTGCGCGACGCCGACGTGTCGGCCGCAACGATCATGACGGCCTGCCCTTGAATCGCCACGGCACCTTTATCGACGTGCAGCAATTCAGGGCGTTGCGGTCGGTTGGACTGGTCCCGGCGGGCACTGGGCGGACCCTGACCCGCGATCGGTATGGGCTGCGGTTGGAGATCGCGATCAAGGGCGTTCCCATCGGCCTGCGGCGGGTCTGGCCCGGCGTCTTTCAGATGGGCTCGCCGCCGACCGAGAAGGGCCGATTCGACGATGAAACTCAGCACGAGGTGATCCTCACCCGCGGCTTCTGGCTGGCCGAAACCGCCTGCACCCAGGCCCTGTGGGAGGCGGTGATGGGCGAGAATCCCAGCCATGCCAAGGGACCGCAACGGCCGGTCGAGCAGGTCAGTTGGGAGCAAGTCCAGGGTTTCATCGAGCGCCTGAATGCCGAACTGGCCGCCTCGCTGGGTGCGCCGGTCGATCCGGCGTTGCCGGATGCCGCAGAAAGGTCCGCACAGCGGACCCTACGGTTTCGCCTTCCGACCGAGGCCGAGTGGGAATATGCCTGCCGGGCGGGCACGATGACCGCCTACTCATTCGGCGACGACTTCGATCCGAAGCTGGCAAACAATGGCAGCGAAACGGTCGCTGTCCGCTCCCTTCCTCCCAACCCTTTGGGATTCTACGAAATGCACGGTAATGTCGATGAGTGGTGTCAGGACTGGTTCGGGGACTACCCGACCGGTCCGGTGGTCGATCCTGAGGGTGCTGATTCAGGCGAGGGGCGTGTGCTGCGCGGCGGCGGTTGGGCCGACGAGGCGCGGCGCCTGCGCTCCGCGTCCCGCTTCCACTGCGTCCCCGGCGACCGCGGCCATTACTGCGGTTTCCGGCTTGCCCTAGGTCCCGAGCCCGGCCAGGCAGGAAATGGGACAAAGGCAGGGAGCGGGGCCGGACTGCCCGCGCAGGGAGCGAGCGCGAGCGAGCGGAAGGCGCGGGCGGTCAGGCCACGCGGGACCTCAGGAGGCACGCGGACATGA
- a CDS encoding formylglycine-generating enzyme family protein, whose translation MTGPPPSPPPGPPPDQFPAPWASDWGEDPFGLWQAFTYKGARQGFRWIPPTPEPFLMGSPEGEHGRSSDERRHPVLLTRGFWLADTACTQALWQAVMGGNPSDFKGERRPVENVSWDDVQGFIERLDAELAAFAGRRATRRLGGVDADQASDQHLRLPTEAQWEYACRAGTTGPFSFGDDLSPEQANYNGNYPYRGDRKGLYREETLDVASLPPNPWGLYEMHGNVWEWCSDWYGDYPSGPATDPVGPDSGEWRVLRGGSWANVAQGLRSAYRGRLGPGNRNRDYGFRLALGPEPRPAGQAGQPGRERGRTARAGSER comes from the coding sequence GTGACCGGTCCGCCCCCCTCGCCACCCCCGGGTCCGCCCCCCGACCAGTTCCCCGCCCCCTGGGCGAGCGACTGGGGCGAGGACCCCTTCGGCCTCTGGCAGGCCTTCACCTACAAGGGCGCGCGCCAGGGTTTCCGGTGGATACCGCCGACGCCTGAGCCCTTTCTGATGGGCTCGCCCGAAGGCGAGCACGGGCGCTCCAGTGACGAGCGCCGGCACCCGGTGCTGCTGACCCGCGGCTTCTGGCTGGCGGACACCGCCTGCACCCAGGCCCTCTGGCAGGCGGTGATGGGCGGGAATCCGAGCGACTTCAAGGGCGAGCGGCGGCCGGTGGAGAACGTCTCCTGGGATGACGTGCAGGGCTTCATCGAGCGGCTCGATGCCGAGCTTGCGGCCTTTGCGGGCCGGCGTGCGACCCGACGCCTGGGCGGGGTCGATGCTGACCAAGCGTCCGACCAGCACCTGCGACTGCCGACCGAGGCGCAGTGGGAATACGCCTGCCGCGCCGGCACCACCGGCCCCTTCTCCTTCGGCGACGACCTCAGCCCGGAGCAGGCCAACTACAACGGCAACTACCCCTACCGCGGCGACCGCAAGGGGCTGTATCGGGAAGAGACCCTGGACGTCGCCTCCCTGCCCCCCAACCCCTGGGGTCTGTATGAGATGCACGGCAACGTCTGGGAGTGGTGCAGTGACTGGTATGGCGACTATCCGTCCGGTCCGGCTACCGATCCGGTTGGGCCTGACTCTGGCGAGTGGCGTGTGCTGCGCGGCGGCAGTTGGGCCAACGTGGCGCAGGGCCTGCGCTCTGCGTACCGCGGCCGCCTCGGCCCCGGCAACCGCAACCGCGACTACGGTTTCCGGCTTGCCCTAGGTCCCGAGCCCAGGCCGGCAGGGCAGGCCGGGCAGCCAGGCAGGGAGCGGGGCCGGACTGCCCGCGCAGGGAGCGAGCGGTAG
- a CDS encoding REP-associated tyrosine transposase, producing the protein MSNWRRVFVPGGTYAFTLVTEGRAPILASPLGRAILRPVLRDCRQTWPFEIIAMVLLPDHLHTLWRLPAGDCAYPRRIGWIKKEFTKAWLAGGGAEQPVSASRRRHRRRGVLQRKCWEHCIRGEQDLANHLDYLHYNPVKHGYAARAVQWPWSSFHRYLRAGVYPADWGCSALEFGDLADEFGEPG; encoded by the coding sequence ATGTCCAATTGGCGGCGTGTCTTCGTGCCCGGCGGGACCTATGCCTTTACCCTGGTCACCGAAGGGCGGGCGCCGATCCTGGCGTCGCCGTTGGGCCGGGCCATCCTGCGCCCGGTGCTGCGCGACTGTCGGCAGACCTGGCCCTTTGAGATCATCGCCATGGTGTTGTTGCCGGACCATCTGCATACGCTGTGGCGACTGCCGGCGGGCGATTGCGCCTATCCGCGGCGTATCGGTTGGATCAAGAAGGAATTCACCAAGGCGTGGCTGGCCGGCGGCGGGGCGGAACAGCCCGTGTCCGCCTCGCGGCGGCGCCATCGGCGCCGCGGGGTGTTGCAACGCAAATGCTGGGAGCACTGCATCCGGGGCGAGCAGGACCTCGCCAACCACCTGGATTACCTCCATTACAACCCGGTGAAGCACGGGTACGCGGCCCGTGCGGTGCAATGGCCCTGGTCCTCGTTTCACCGGTATCTGCGGGCCGGTGTCTATCCGGCGGATTGGGGTTGCTCGGCGCTGGAATTCGGCGACTTGGCGGATGAGTTCGGGGAGCCGGGGTGA
- a CDS encoding AAA family ATPase, with product MIPDIPVDTRVELPPCGTWPASVHLFDEASADAILAALAAERPLLVRGEPGAGKSQLARAAARVLGRVFVSSVVHARSEAQDLQWEYDAVARLGEAQVLAAVHSDLDHRERLDPRRYLSPGPLWWVFNWTSAQDQLRDYCLCKASPPAGLAGWTPEQGAVLLIDEIDKAEADLPNSLLETLGNGAFPVPWLEAPVGLSPGVPAPLVVITTNEERELPAAFLRRCMVLRLDLPTKPSDLIDCLVKRGGEHFGTQCTKAVRTLVAEQLVEDRARALDLGRPAPGQAEYLDILRALVNARGSSEAKQKALFLRIARFALDKTGARSG from the coding sequence ATGATCCCCGACATCCCGGTCGATACCCGCGTGGAACTGCCGCCCTGCGGTACCTGGCCCGCATCCGTCCACCTGTTCGACGAGGCGAGCGCCGATGCCATCCTGGCCGCCCTGGCCGCCGAGCGCCCGCTCCTGGTGCGCGGCGAACCGGGCGCGGGCAAGAGCCAACTGGCCCGGGCCGCCGCCCGGGTGCTGGGACGGGTCTTCGTCTCCAGCGTAGTCCACGCGCGCAGCGAGGCCCAGGACCTCCAGTGGGAATACGATGCCGTCGCCCGTCTGGGCGAGGCCCAGGTCCTGGCCGCCGTCCACTCGGACCTGGACCATCGGGAACGGCTCGACCCCCGCCGCTATCTGAGCCCCGGCCCCCTGTGGTGGGTCTTCAACTGGACCTCCGCCCAGGACCAACTCCGCGACTACTGCCTGTGCAAGGCGAGTCCCCCGGCGGGGCTCGCCGGCTGGACCCCGGAGCAGGGGGCCGTGCTCCTCATCGACGAGATCGACAAGGCCGAGGCGGACCTGCCCAACAGCCTGCTGGAGACGCTTGGCAACGGCGCCTTCCCGGTGCCCTGGCTGGAGGCCCCGGTGGGGCTCAGCCCCGGGGTTCCGGCACCGCTGGTGGTCATCACCACCAACGAGGAACGCGAACTCCCCGCCGCCTTCCTGCGCCGCTGCATGGTCCTGCGGCTCGACCTGCCCACCAAGCCGAGCGACCTGATCGACTGCTTGGTCAAGCGTGGCGGTGAGCACTTCGGCACGCAGTGCACCAAGGCCGTCCGCACCCTGGTGGCCGAGCAACTCGTCGAGGACCGCGCCCGCGCCCTGGACCTGGGCCGCCCGGCGCCGGGCCAGGCCGAGTACCTGGACATCCTGCGCGCCCTGGTGAATGCCCGCGGGTCGAGCGAGGCCAAGCAGAAGGCCCTGTTCTTGCGGATCGCCCGCTTCGCGCTCGACAAGACCGGGGCGCGGAGCGGGTGA
- a CDS encoding transglycosylase SLT domain-containing protein, with protein MRLRTHRHLTGRILSGCALTLAALALVSLEAAADAAFTKAYATADKRQLTEWGRRFQHGEGVAASLDNAIRLYCKAAKQGDINAQYYLGYLYANGTGVQRDEELAAAWLHLAAAQNDPQSKRILTMLGYAKRPKRQPICALTDGRDALRPPSPPLGPRPGMGPTRTQPATGPIADLVRGLAREYQLDPNLVLAVIETESNFNPRAQSPKNAQGLMQLIPATAQRFGVRDVWDPEQNLRGGMAYLRWLLAHFNGDVRLALAGYNAGEGAVAQHGGVPPFTETRDYVARIMRKLGP; from the coding sequence ATGCGCCTGCGCACCCATCGGCATCTCACCGGCCGCATCTTAAGCGGCTGCGCGCTCACCCTTGCGGCACTCGCCCTGGTGTCACTGGAGGCCGCCGCGGATGCGGCCTTCACCAAGGCCTATGCGACCGCGGACAAGCGCCAACTGACCGAGTGGGGGCGCCGCTTCCAGCACGGCGAGGGCGTCGCCGCCAGCCTCGACAACGCCATCCGGCTCTACTGCAAGGCCGCCAAACAGGGCGACATCAACGCCCAGTATTATCTGGGCTACCTCTATGCCAACGGCACCGGGGTGCAGCGCGACGAGGAACTGGCGGCGGCCTGGCTGCACCTGGCCGCGGCCCAAAACGACCCCCAGTCCAAGCGCATCCTGACCATGCTGGGCTATGCCAAGCGGCCCAAGCGCCAACCGATCTGTGCCCTGACCGACGGCCGCGACGCCCTGCGCCCGCCGTCGCCGCCCCTGGGGCCGCGGCCGGGCATGGGCCCCACGCGCACCCAACCGGCCACGGGGCCGATCGCCGACCTGGTCCGGGGACTGGCGCGGGAATACCAGCTCGACCCCAACCTGGTGCTCGCCGTGATCGAGACCGAGTCCAACTTCAACCCCCGCGCCCAGTCCCCCAAGAACGCCCAGGGCCTGATGCAACTGATCCCCGCCACCGCGCAGCGCTTCGGCGTGCGCGATGTCTGGGACCCGGAGCAGAACCTGCGCGGCGGCATGGCCTACCTGCGCTGGCTGCTCGCCCACTTCAACGGCGACGTGCGCCTGGCGCTCGCCGGCTACAACGCCGGCGAGGGGGCCGTGGCGCAGCACGGCGGCGTGCCGCCCTTCACCGAGACCCGCGACTATGTGGCGCGCATCATGCGCAAGCTCGGGCCCTGA
- a CDS encoding endonuclease/exonuclease/phosphatase family protein: MQQIKLLSYNVQGGIYSRKYSDYVTNSWKHLLPHPERLVNLTRIAQLIQQFDVVGVQEVDAGSLRSANVDQIQYLARQAAFPYWYHQVNRDLGPFAQHSNGLLSRLRPGPVTEHKLPGLPGRGAVVAELPLADGGHLGVGIVHLALGWRARKRQLDYLAEVAQAHPLLVLMGDFNCDCDSRSLRAMVRRTGMQGLNRELKTFPSWRPRRTLDHILVSAPLRIVSAHVIDYPLSDHLPRSMTLALPAGRHFAEPAQLRGQAFNPVRKSDASPSRTRR, translated from the coding sequence ATGCAGCAAATCAAACTGCTGAGCTACAACGTCCAGGGCGGGATCTACTCGCGCAAGTACAGCGACTATGTGACCAACAGTTGGAAGCACCTGCTGCCCCACCCGGAACGCCTGGTCAACCTGACCCGGATCGCCCAACTGATCCAGCAGTTCGACGTAGTCGGCGTCCAGGAGGTGGACGCTGGCAGCCTGCGCAGCGCCAATGTCGACCAGATCCAGTACCTGGCCCGTCAGGCGGCCTTCCCCTACTGGTACCACCAGGTCAACCGCGACCTGGGACCCTTTGCCCAGCACAGCAACGGGCTCCTGAGTCGGCTGCGCCCGGGTCCGGTGACCGAGCACAAGCTCCCCGGGCTCCCGGGGCGCGGTGCCGTGGTGGCCGAACTCCCGCTGGCCGACGGCGGCCACTTGGGTGTGGGCATCGTCCATCTGGCGCTCGGCTGGCGCGCCCGCAAGCGCCAGCTCGACTACCTGGCCGAGGTGGCGCAGGCGCATCCGCTGCTGGTCCTGATGGGCGATTTCAATTGCGATTGCGACTCCCGCAGCCTGCGCGCCATGGTCCGGCGCACCGGGATGCAGGGATTGAACCGCGAACTCAAGACCTTCCCGAGCTGGCGCCCGCGCCGCACCCTGGACCACATCCTGGTCTCGGCCCCGCTGCGCATCGTCAGCGCCCATGTGATCGACTACCCCCTGTCCGACCACCTCCCGCGCAGCATGACGCTCGCCCTGCCGGCCGGCCGCCACTTCGCGGAACCGGCGCAACTGCGCGGACAGGCGTTCAATCCTGTACGAAAAAGTGACGCCAGCCCGAGCCGCACGCGTCGGTGA
- a CDS encoding BrnT family toxin, whose protein sequence is MDIAFERNGDLFVWNRAKAATNWRTHRVRFEDAAAVFADPLFVLVDAARNDEARDAAIGFGATGRLLYVVHIEVTASHIRIISARRAEPEEEALYAL, encoded by the coding sequence ATGGACATCGCGTTCGAGCGCAACGGCGACCTGTTCGTCTGGAATCGGGCCAAGGCCGCGACGAACTGGCGAACCCATCGGGTGCGCTTCGAGGACGCCGCGGCGGTGTTTGCCGATCCGCTCTTCGTGCTGGTGGATGCCGCCCGCAACGATGAGGCGCGGGACGCGGCCATCGGGTTCGGCGCGACCGGTCGGTTACTGTATGTGGTGCACATCGAAGTCACCGCCTCGCACATCCGCATCATCTCCGCGCGGCGCGCGGAACCTGAAGAGGAGGCGCTCTATGCTCTCTGA